A single region of the Streptomyces sp. AM 4-1-1 genome encodes:
- a CDS encoding NAD-dependent epimerase/dehydratase family protein, translating into MNSRSAWVVGATGQVGRAVVRGLAEDGWEVTAASRGGGRDERWPGDVRTVALDRDDDGALGAALGDGCDVLVDMVAYGRAHARQLTGLADRIGSAVVISSGAVYEDGRGRSFDTQGEPDGAPRYPVPIPETCPTVAPGDTTYAARKTGLERELLAAGDVLPVTLLRAGAIHGTYCRTPRELYFVKRILDGRRRRVLAYGGACRFHPVHVSNVAELIRLAASRPGSRVLNAADPEAPTIAEIAAGVDAALGRETGTVLVPGAPPADGIGVTPWSSPHPIVYDMTAAERELGYRPVTGYARSLPETVEWLAARLAGRDWREVFPAMLRTYGEGLFDYAAEDAWLERYDRGHAG; encoded by the coding sequence ATGAACAGTCGGAGTGCGTGGGTCGTCGGAGCGACAGGGCAGGTGGGGCGAGCCGTGGTGCGTGGGCTCGCCGAGGACGGCTGGGAGGTGACCGCGGCCTCTCGCGGGGGCGGCAGGGACGAGCGGTGGCCCGGGGACGTACGGACGGTGGCGCTCGACCGCGACGACGACGGGGCGCTGGGCGCGGCGCTGGGCGACGGCTGCGACGTCCTGGTCGACATGGTGGCGTACGGGCGGGCGCACGCCCGGCAACTGACCGGACTCGCCGACCGGATCGGTTCGGCGGTCGTCATCTCCAGCGGAGCGGTGTACGAGGACGGGCGGGGGCGGAGCTTCGACACCCAGGGGGAGCCGGACGGCGCGCCGCGCTACCCGGTGCCGATCCCGGAGACCTGTCCGACCGTGGCGCCGGGGGACACGACGTACGCGGCGCGGAAGACCGGCCTGGAGCGGGAGTTGCTCGCGGCCGGTGACGTCCTGCCGGTGACCCTGCTGAGGGCCGGCGCGATCCACGGCACGTACTGCCGCACACCGCGCGAGCTGTACTTCGTCAAACGGATTCTGGACGGCCGGCGGCGGCGGGTGCTCGCGTACGGCGGAGCGTGCCGCTTCCACCCGGTCCATGTGTCGAACGTCGCCGAGCTGATCCGGCTCGCCGCGTCACGGCCCGGGTCACGGGTGCTGAACGCCGCGGACCCGGAGGCCCCGACGATCGCCGAGATCGCGGCGGGTGTCGACGCGGCGCTCGGCCGGGAGACCGGGACGGTCCTGGTGCCGGGCGCTCCCCCGGCGGACGGGATCGGTGTCACGCCGTGGTCGAGCCCGCATCCGATCGTGTACGACATGACGGCCGCGGAACGGGAGCTCGGCTACCGGCCCGTGACCGGGTACGCGCGGTCGTTGCCGGAGACCGTCGAGTGGCTCGCCGCGCGACTCGCCGGGCGGGACTGGCGGGAGGTCTTCCCCGCGATGCTCCGGACGTACGGCGAGGGGTTGTTCGACTACGCGGCGGAGGACGCCTGGCTGGAGCGGTACGACCGGGGTCACGCCGGGTGA
- a CDS encoding alpha/beta hydrolase, which yields MRRTGVLGSAGTLIAGTLIVGATAAPAATADGRHHGGSEAYGVEVAAARAARAGIDWTDCPADWALAKPIQCGWVSVPVDYAKPDGKQIRIAVDRHVSTGTKRERQGALVYNPGGPGGSGMAFPRRVTTKNPLWANTSKAYDFVGFDPRGVGHSAPISCVDPQEFVKAPKADPVPGSEADKRAQRKLAAEYADGCAERSGAVLPHMTTPDTARDLDVIRAALGEKKLNYLGVSYGTYLGAVYGTLFPSHVRRMVVDSVVNPARENIWYEANLNQDIAFQSRWNDWKAWVAKNDAAFHIGDTPEKVERAWLTLRAAAKKNPIGGVVGPAELIGFFQSAPYYDSSWAPVARTWSDYLGGDTQALIDAAAPDMTDIKGNISAENGNAVYTAVECADAKWPTSWRKWDRDNTRLHRDNPFMTWANAWMNLPCATWPAKQRTPLNVKTGKGLPSVLIVQSTRDAATPYKGAVELHKRFKGSRLITERDAGSHGVTGLVNPCVNERVDTYLLTGRTDRHDVTCAPHATPKP from the coding sequence TTGAGGCGCACAGGAGTGCTCGGCTCGGCCGGCACACTCATCGCCGGCACGCTCATAGTGGGCGCGACAGCAGCGCCGGCGGCCACCGCGGACGGCCGTCATCACGGCGGTTCCGAGGCGTACGGCGTCGAAGTGGCCGCCGCGCGCGCGGCCAGGGCCGGGATCGACTGGACGGACTGCCCGGCCGACTGGGCGCTGGCGAAGCCGATCCAGTGCGGCTGGGTGTCCGTACCGGTGGACTACGCCAAGCCCGACGGCAAGCAGATCCGGATCGCCGTCGACCGGCATGTCAGCACCGGCACCAAGCGGGAGCGCCAAGGCGCCCTGGTCTACAACCCGGGCGGCCCCGGCGGCTCGGGGATGGCCTTCCCCCGGCGCGTCACCACCAAGAACCCGCTCTGGGCGAACACCTCGAAGGCGTACGACTTCGTGGGCTTCGACCCCCGCGGCGTCGGCCACTCCGCTCCGATCTCCTGTGTCGACCCGCAGGAGTTCGTCAAGGCGCCGAAGGCGGACCCGGTTCCGGGCAGTGAGGCCGACAAGCGTGCCCAGCGCAAGCTCGCCGCCGAGTACGCGGACGGCTGCGCCGAACGGAGCGGCGCCGTGCTGCCGCACATGACGACGCCCGACACCGCCCGTGACCTGGACGTCATCCGCGCGGCGCTGGGTGAGAAGAAGCTCAACTACCTGGGCGTCTCCTACGGCACCTACCTCGGCGCCGTCTACGGGACGTTGTTCCCGTCGCACGTGCGCCGCATGGTCGTCGACAGCGTGGTGAACCCGGCGAGGGAGAACATCTGGTACGAGGCCAATCTCAACCAGGACATCGCCTTCCAGTCACGCTGGAACGACTGGAAGGCGTGGGTGGCGAAGAACGACGCTGCCTTCCACATCGGCGACACCCCGGAGAAGGTCGAGCGGGCCTGGCTGACGCTCCGCGCGGCGGCCAAGAAGAATCCGATCGGCGGGGTCGTCGGACCCGCCGAGCTCATCGGCTTCTTCCAGAGCGCTCCGTACTACGACTCCAGCTGGGCCCCCGTCGCCCGGACCTGGAGCGACTACCTGGGCGGTGACACCCAGGCGCTGATCGACGCCGCCGCCCCCGACATGACGGACATCAAGGGCAACATCTCCGCGGAGAACGGCAACGCCGTCTACACGGCGGTCGAGTGCGCCGACGCCAAGTGGCCCACCAGCTGGCGCAAGTGGGACCGCGACAACACCCGGCTGCACCGCGACAACCCCTTCATGACCTGGGCCAACGCCTGGATGAACCTGCCCTGCGCCACCTGGCCGGCCAAGCAGCGGACACCACTGAACGTCAAGACCGGCAAGGGCCTGCCGTCCGTGCTGATCGTGCAGTCCACGCGGGACGCCGCCACCCCGTACAAGGGCGCCGTCGAACTGCACAAGCGGTTCAAGGGCTCGCGTCTGATCACCGAGAGGGACGCCGGTTCGCACGGCGTCACCGGCCTGGTGAACCCCTGCGTCAACGAGCGGGTGGACACCTACCTGCTCACCGGGAGGACCGACCGTCACGACGTGACGTGCGCCCCGCACGCCACCCCGAAGCCGTGA
- a CDS encoding C40 family peptidase, with the protein MTAQVHVPSLIARAGTASVLTLAATCGTLLAPGLVSEAQAATHSTKALGIAASKKGSPYGYGAAGPHRFDCSGLTLYSFKKAGKKLPRTAQQQYNKTRHVSASQRQRGDLVFFHSGRGVYHVGIYAGNGKIWHSPKTGAVVRLEKIWSKGVWYGRVR; encoded by the coding sequence ATGACTGCGCAGGTTCATGTCCCGTCTCTGATCGCGCGGGCCGGTACGGCCTCCGTTCTCACTCTCGCCGCCACGTGCGGCACCCTGCTGGCACCGGGCTTGGTGTCCGAGGCACAGGCCGCCACCCATTCGACGAAGGCGCTCGGCATCGCCGCGTCGAAGAAGGGATCGCCCTACGGGTACGGTGCGGCGGGCCCCCACCGCTTCGACTGCTCCGGTCTGACGCTCTACTCGTTCAAGAAGGCGGGCAAGAAGCTCCCACGCACCGCCCAGCAGCAGTACAACAAGACCCGCCACGTCTCGGCCTCCCAGCGGCAACGCGGCGACCTGGTCTTCTTCCACTCCGGGCGCGGTGTCTACCACGTGGGGATCTACGCCGGGAACGGAAAGATCTGGCACTCCCCCAAGACCGGCGCGGTGGTCAGGCTGGAGAAGATCTGGTCGAAGGGGGTCTGGTACGGAAGGGTCCGCTGA
- a CDS encoding ATP-binding protein yields the protein MADHQEATVTLPSDPASVPRARTYVADTLTDWGLPRDTEIADTIRLIVSELATNAVQHTAGRSPAFTVDLRLERDEQLHLGVTDSDPRRPRRLPAAVRQDNGRGMVIIRTLTKEWGGRLTITPTADGGKTVWVALPWLPHARH from the coding sequence ATGGCGGACCATCAAGAAGCAACCGTCACCCTGCCGAGCGATCCGGCCTCGGTCCCGAGGGCCCGGACATACGTGGCCGACACGCTCACCGACTGGGGTCTGCCACGCGACACGGAGATCGCCGACACCATCCGGCTGATCGTCTCCGAACTCGCGACCAACGCCGTCCAGCACACCGCCGGCCGATCGCCCGCCTTCACGGTCGACCTCCGGCTGGAGCGGGACGAACAGCTCCACCTCGGCGTCACGGACAGCGACCCGCGCCGGCCCCGCCGACTGCCCGCCGCCGTGCGGCAGGACAACGGGCGGGGCATGGTGATCATCCGCACTCTGACGAAGGAGTGGGGCGGCCGGCTGACCATCACCCCGACCGCCGACGGCGGCAAGACCGTGTGGGTCGCCCTGCCGTGGCTGCCGCACGCGCGGCACTGA
- a CDS encoding helix-turn-helix transcriptional regulator — protein MQHGPAVRRRKLGEELRALRNRSGLTSREAARLLGWHQSKVSRIETGTSGVRPDDISRLLDAYEVGDARLRALLEVLAGSAGGGGSGWWHAYRGLIPPQYRDFISLESQARTARTLETSVVPGLLQTADYARAVTRSALDGLPARQLDSLVEVRLARQGVLRADPPLRLSAVLDEAVLRREVGGREVMREQLDHLARVAELPHVRLQLLPFSIGGYVGLTGPFVIFSFPNISDLDVVVLDHLTSSLYLERKEDLEAYGSAFRTMQARALSPEHSMDLIAAISRGAQTSRLPEGA, from the coding sequence ATGCAGCACGGCCCCGCGGTACGCCGCCGCAAACTCGGGGAGGAGCTGCGCGCGCTGCGCAACAGGTCCGGTCTGACGAGCCGGGAGGCCGCGCGGCTGCTCGGCTGGCACCAGTCGAAGGTGAGCCGGATCGAGACCGGCACCAGTGGGGTGCGGCCCGACGACATCTCGCGGCTGCTCGACGCGTACGAGGTGGGTGACGCGCGGCTGCGGGCGCTGCTCGAAGTGCTCGCGGGTTCGGCGGGCGGGGGCGGCAGCGGCTGGTGGCACGCCTACCGGGGCCTGATCCCGCCGCAGTACCGGGACTTCATCAGCCTGGAGTCGCAGGCCAGGACCGCCCGCACCCTGGAGACATCGGTGGTGCCCGGACTGCTCCAGACCGCGGACTACGCGCGCGCCGTGACCCGCTCCGCGCTGGACGGGCTGCCCGCGCGTCAGCTCGACTCGCTGGTAGAGGTGCGGCTGGCACGGCAAGGAGTGCTGCGTGCCGATCCCCCGCTGCGGCTGAGCGCGGTGCTCGACGAGGCGGTGCTGCGACGCGAGGTCGGCGGACGCGAGGTGATGCGGGAACAGCTCGACCATCTCGCCAGGGTGGCTGAGCTACCGCATGTGAGACTTCAGTTACTTCCTTTCAGCATCGGTGGGTACGTCGGTCTCACCGGCCCTTTCGTCATCTTTTCCTTTCCGAACATTTCTGATCTGGATGTGGTCGTTCTCGATCACTTGACGAGTAGCCTCTATCTGGAGCGGAAAGAAGACCTTGAGGCGTACGGCTCGGCCTTCCGCACCATGCAGGCGCGCGCGCTGTCGCCCGAGCACTCGATGGACCTCATCGCCGCGATCAGCCGCGGCGCTCAGACGTCCAGACTGCCCGAGGGGGCCTGA
- a CDS encoding DUF397 domain-containing protein, with translation MSDRSDPYESPHAVRWRRSSRSTGMNNCVETAALAGERLAVRDSKDVARPPLRFSATAWSSFVSVLRGGPVS, from the coding sequence ATGTCCGACCGCTCGGACCCGTACGAGTCACCGCACGCCGTACGGTGGCGGCGCAGCAGCCGCAGCACCGGAATGAACAACTGTGTGGAGACCGCGGCCCTGGCCGGGGAACGGCTCGCGGTCCGGGACTCCAAGGACGTGGCCCGGCCACCGCTGCGGTTCTCGGCGACCGCCTGGTCGTCCTTCGTCTCCGTCCTGCGCGGCGGACCGGTCAGCTGA
- a CDS encoding 8-amino-7-oxononanoate synthase yields the protein MPAAPFDWIDDEARRRADAGLVRTLRPRPAEPVLLDLASNDYLGLARHPEVTAAAADAAHRWGAGATGSRLVTGSTGLHAELERELAAFCGFEAALVLSSGYAANLAALTALTGRDSLIVSDAGNHASIVDGCRLSRAETVVVPHADPDAVRKVLRGHRGRALAVSDSVFSVDGDAAPLSRLADACRAEGAALLVDDAHGLGVLGAGGRGALDAAGLAGGDGTVATLTLSKSLGSQGGAVLGPARVVEQLVNTARTFIFDTGLAPAAAGAALASLRLLRREPARAAGARSVATALYERLTAAGLTAVRPDAAVVSVRAPSAAAAVRWAADCRAAGIAVGCFRPPSVPDGVSRLRLTARADLTEPEIATAVATVVATAPVS from the coding sequence ATGCCCGCCGCCCCGTTCGACTGGATCGACGACGAGGCGCGCCGCCGCGCGGACGCCGGCCTCGTCCGTACGCTGCGTCCCAGACCGGCCGAGCCCGTGCTGCTCGATCTCGCGAGCAACGACTATCTGGGCCTCGCCCGGCACCCCGAGGTGACCGCCGCGGCGGCCGACGCCGCACACCGCTGGGGGGCGGGCGCCACCGGTTCACGGCTGGTCACCGGCAGCACCGGCCTGCACGCCGAACTCGAACGCGAACTGGCCGCGTTCTGCGGCTTCGAGGCCGCCCTGGTGCTGTCGTCCGGCTACGCCGCCAACCTCGCCGCCCTCACCGCGCTCACCGGACGCGACTCACTGATCGTCTCCGACGCCGGCAACCACGCCTCGATCGTGGACGGTTGCCGGCTGTCACGGGCCGAGACCGTCGTCGTCCCGCACGCCGACCCGGACGCCGTGCGCAAGGTCCTGCGTGGCCACCGAGGACGCGCCCTGGCCGTCTCCGACTCCGTCTTCTCGGTCGACGGCGACGCGGCCCCGCTGTCCCGGCTGGCCGACGCCTGCCGGGCGGAGGGTGCCGCACTGCTCGTCGACGATGCGCACGGCCTGGGAGTTCTCGGTGCGGGCGGGCGGGGGGCGCTCGATGCCGCCGGGCTCGCGGGCGGGGACGGGACCGTGGCGACACTCACCCTCTCCAAGTCCCTGGGCAGCCAGGGCGGCGCGGTCCTCGGGCCCGCCCGGGTCGTGGAGCAACTGGTCAACACCGCCCGGACGTTCATCTTCGACACCGGCCTGGCCCCGGCCGCGGCCGGAGCCGCCCTGGCGAGCCTGCGACTGCTGCGCCGCGAACCCGCCAGGGCCGCCGGGGCCCGCTCGGTCGCCACAGCGCTGTACGAGCGGTTGACCGCGGCCGGGCTGACCGCTGTCCGGCCCGACGCGGCCGTCGTCTCCGTCCGCGCTCCCTCGGCCGCCGCCGCGGTGCGCTGGGCGGCGGACTGCCGTGCGGCCGGGATCGCCGTGGGCTGCTTCCGCCCGCCGTCGGTGCCGGACGGTGTGTCGCGGCTGCGACTGACCGCGCGGGCCGATCTGACGGAACCGGAGATCGCGACCGCGGTGGCCACGGTCGTGGCGACGGCTCCGGTCAGCTGA
- the bioB gene encoding biotin synthase BioB encodes MDLLKTLVDKGLRRELPTREEALAVLATSDDDLLEVVAAAGKVRRQWFGRRVKLNYLVNLKSGLCPEDCSYCSQRLGSKADILKYTWLKPEEASKAAAAGVAGGAKRVCLVASGRGPTDRDVDRVSRTIGAIKEQNQDVEVCACLGLLSEGQAERLRSAGADAYNHNLNTSEGTYGDITTTHTYADRVDTVHQAQAAGLSACSGLIAGMGESDEDLVDVVFALRELDPDSVPVNFLIPFEGTPLAKEWNLSPQRCLRVLAMVRFVCPDVEVRLAGGREVHLRSMQPLALHLVNSIFLGDYLTSEGQAGQADLDMITDAGFEVEGSDTTTLPGHRARAAEGCGGHTGGGCAPCGDASEAASAGPPAEAVPDAPVDVPVGVPAARTDLVAVRRRGAGTDLAPNA; translated from the coding sequence ATGGACCTGCTGAAGACGCTGGTGGACAAGGGATTGCGGCGCGAACTGCCGACCCGCGAAGAAGCGCTCGCCGTGCTGGCGACCTCCGACGACGATCTCCTCGAAGTGGTGGCCGCGGCCGGGAAGGTACGTCGTCAGTGGTTCGGGCGGCGGGTGAAGCTGAACTATCTCGTCAACCTGAAGTCGGGGCTCTGCCCCGAGGACTGCTCGTACTGCTCGCAGCGGCTCGGCTCCAAGGCGGACATCCTCAAGTACACCTGGCTGAAGCCGGAGGAGGCGTCGAAGGCGGCGGCGGCCGGGGTGGCCGGCGGCGCGAAGCGGGTCTGCCTGGTCGCGAGCGGCCGGGGGCCGACGGACCGGGACGTGGACCGGGTGTCGCGGACCATCGGGGCGATCAAGGAGCAGAACCAGGACGTCGAGGTGTGCGCCTGCCTCGGGCTGCTCTCCGAGGGGCAGGCCGAGCGGCTGCGGTCGGCGGGCGCCGACGCGTACAACCACAACCTCAACACGTCCGAGGGGACGTACGGGGACATCACGACGACGCACACGTACGCGGACCGGGTGGACACCGTCCATCAGGCCCAGGCCGCCGGTCTGTCGGCCTGTTCGGGTCTGATCGCGGGCATGGGCGAGAGCGACGAGGACCTGGTCGACGTGGTCTTCGCGCTGCGCGAGCTGGACCCGGACTCGGTGCCGGTGAACTTCCTCATCCCGTTCGAGGGGACACCGCTCGCCAAGGAGTGGAACCTTTCGCCGCAGCGCTGCCTGCGCGTCCTGGCGATGGTGCGGTTCGTCTGCCCGGACGTGGAGGTACGGCTCGCGGGCGGGCGCGAGGTGCATCTGCGCTCGATGCAGCCGCTCGCGCTGCACCTGGTCAACTCGATCTTCCTGGGCGACTACCTCACCAGTGAGGGCCAGGCCGGACAGGCGGACCTGGACATGATCACGGACGCGGGGTTCGAGGTGGAGGGCTCGGACACGACGACGCTCCCCGGACACCGCGCGCGGGCGGCCGAGGGCTGTGGCGGTCATACGGGCGGTGGCTGCGCTCCTTGTGGTGACGCCTCCGAGGCCGCCTCGGCCGGGCCCCCGGCCGAGGCGGTTCCGGACGCTCCGGTCGACGTCCCGGTCGGTGTTCCGGCGGCTCGGACCGACCTCGTCGCGGTACGCCGTCGTGGTGCGGGGACGGATCTCGCGCCCAATGCCTGA
- a CDS encoding adenosylmethionine--8-amino-7-oxononanoate transaminase: MPEPLSPAALRALDRAHVWHPYGPMPGRQEPLVVESASGVRLRLAEPAHGQRELVDGMSSWWSAVHGYNHPVLNEAARGQLDRMSHVMFGGLTHEPAVRLAVRLVEITPEPLRHVFLADSGSVSVEVAVKMCLQFWRSAGRPGKQRLLTWRGGYHGDTWQPMSVCDPEGGMHELWSGVLPDQVFADAPPDGFDAEPDAAYVRHLRELIAGHADELAAVIVEPVVQGAGGMRFHSPAYLRVLREACDAHDVLLVFDEIATGFGRTGKLFAAEHAGVSPDVMCVGKALTGGYLTMAATLCTPRVAEGISSGEVPVLAHGPTFMGNPLAASVADASVGLLLGQDWRREVERIGAGLRDGLAAATALPGVLDVRVLGAIGVVQLDHDVDMAAATRAAVREGVWLRPFRDLVYTMPPYVTDDDDVARICRAVCAAAREG, from the coding sequence ATGCCTGAGCCCCTTTCACCCGCCGCTCTGCGCGCTCTGGACCGGGCACACGTGTGGCACCCGTACGGTCCGATGCCGGGGCGGCAGGAGCCACTGGTCGTGGAGTCCGCCTCCGGGGTGCGCCTCAGGCTCGCCGAACCCGCCCACGGACAGCGCGAGTTGGTGGACGGCATGTCGTCGTGGTGGTCGGCGGTGCACGGCTACAACCACCCGGTGCTCAACGAGGCGGCGCGCGGCCAGCTGGACCGGATGAGTCATGTGATGTTCGGCGGGCTCACCCACGAGCCCGCCGTGCGGCTGGCCGTCCGGCTGGTCGAGATCACCCCGGAGCCGCTGCGGCACGTCTTCCTCGCGGATTCGGGCTCCGTCTCGGTCGAGGTCGCGGTGAAGATGTGCCTCCAGTTCTGGCGCTCGGCGGGGCGCCCCGGCAAGCAGCGGCTGCTGACCTGGCGGGGCGGGTACCACGGGGACACCTGGCAGCCGATGTCGGTGTGCGACCCCGAGGGCGGTATGCACGAACTGTGGTCGGGTGTGCTGCCCGACCAGGTGTTCGCGGACGCCCCGCCGGACGGTTTCGACGCGGAGCCGGACGCCGCGTACGTACGCCATCTGCGGGAGCTGATCGCCGGGCACGCCGACGAGCTGGCCGCCGTGATCGTGGAGCCGGTGGTGCAGGGCGCGGGCGGGATGCGCTTCCACTCCCCCGCCTATCTGCGGGTGCTCCGCGAGGCGTGCGACGCGCACGACGTGCTGCTGGTGTTCGACGAGATCGCGACGGGCTTCGGACGGACGGGCAAGCTGTTCGCCGCCGAGCACGCCGGTGTCTCCCCCGATGTGATGTGTGTCGGGAAAGCGCTGACCGGCGGCTATCTGACGATGGCGGCGACGCTGTGCACCCCGCGCGTGGCGGAGGGCATCTCCAGCGGTGAGGTCCCGGTGCTCGCGCACGGACCGACGTTCATGGGCAATCCGCTGGCAGCCTCGGTGGCCGACGCCTCCGTGGGACTGCTGCTCGGCCAGGACTGGCGGCGGGAGGTCGAGCGGATCGGGGCGGGGCTGCGCGACGGCCTGGCCGCCGCTACCGCACTGCCCGGCGTCCTGGACGTGCGGGTGCTGGGAGCCATCGGGGTCGTACAGCTCGACCACGACGTCGACATGGCGGCGGCGACCCGGGCGGCGGTGCGGGAGGGCGTGTGGCTGCGGCCGTTCCGCGACCTCGTCTACACGATGCCGCCCTATGTGACCGACGACGACGATGTGGCACGAATCTGCCGTGCGGTGTGCGCGGCGGCGCGGGAGGGCTGA
- the bioD gene encoding dethiobiotin synthase, translating to MTVLVVTGTGTEIGKTIVTAAVAAVARGRTVAVLKPAQTGLAPGEPGDAAEVARLAGDHVTAFELARFPDPLAPATAAVRAGMTAVEPYEIAEAAGKLAAEHDLVLVEGAGGLLVRFDEKGGTLADAARLLSAPVLVVAAAGLGTLNVTALTAEALRARGLECLGVVVGSMPAEPDLAARCNLDDLPVVAGAPLLGVVPTGAGALDPADFRSLAGSWLTPRLGGSRPVH from the coding sequence ATGACGGTCCTGGTGGTGACCGGTACGGGTACCGAGATAGGCAAGACGATCGTCACCGCGGCCGTGGCGGCCGTGGCCCGGGGCCGTACGGTCGCGGTGCTCAAACCCGCGCAGACCGGGCTGGCCCCGGGTGAGCCCGGCGACGCCGCCGAGGTGGCCCGGCTGGCGGGCGATCATGTGACAGCGTTCGAACTGGCACGGTTCCCCGATCCGTTGGCGCCCGCGACGGCGGCCGTACGGGCGGGCATGACCGCGGTCGAGCCGTACGAGATCGCCGAGGCGGCCGGGAAGCTGGCGGCCGAACACGATCTGGTGCTGGTGGAGGGCGCGGGCGGGCTGCTCGTACGGTTCGACGAGAAGGGCGGCACGCTGGCGGACGCGGCCCGGCTGCTGTCGGCGCCGGTGCTGGTGGTGGCCGCCGCCGGGCTCGGCACCCTCAATGTGACCGCGCTGACCGCCGAGGCGCTGCGGGCCCGGGGACTGGAATGCCTCGGGGTGGTGGTGGGCAGCATGCCCGCCGAGCCGGACCTGGCCGCGCGCTGCAACCTCGACGATCTGCCCGTCGTGGCGGGCGCGCCGCTGCTCGGCGTCGTGCCGACGGGAGCGGGTGCGCTGGACCCCGCCGACTTCCGTTCCCTGGCCGGGAGTTGGCTGACACCCAGGCTGGGCGGCAGCCGTCCGGTGCACTGA
- a CDS encoding alpha/beta hydrolase has product MNATEAVASATLNSVSRVSGRLAGAGAFSLFHMPLARSGMRATERELFAGAQVGQVDVNGKSAATYRWGDGERPVLLVHGWQSRGSRFADFVPGLLDQGHSVVTFDAPGHGDSGGRSTTILEYREIITRLHDQYGTFDALVAHSLGALASFYAMTNGVKARKVVTISGVCDFSYLTDEFCTALKLRDRLKARLQDRIGTKLFPHVPADRTPFSVTHAAEDVRSPVLVVHDEDDTRIEVAQGHRLAGAFGDRARLVTTSGLGHRRILGDPEVVRTVLDFVGRSELRPSDPAHEPLVAD; this is encoded by the coding sequence ATGAACGCCACCGAGGCAGTCGCGAGCGCCACCCTCAACAGCGTCTCCCGTGTCTCGGGACGGCTGGCGGGTGCGGGCGCCTTCTCCCTGTTCCACATGCCGCTCGCCCGGAGCGGCATGCGCGCGACGGAACGCGAACTGTTCGCCGGGGCGCAGGTCGGGCAGGTGGACGTCAACGGCAAGTCCGCGGCCACCTACCGGTGGGGCGACGGCGAACGGCCCGTTCTGCTCGTGCACGGCTGGCAGTCGCGCGGATCACGCTTCGCCGACTTCGTCCCGGGGCTGCTCGACCAGGGACACAGCGTCGTCACGTTCGACGCGCCCGGCCACGGCGACTCGGGCGGCCGGAGCACCACCATCCTGGAGTACCGCGAGATCATCACCCGGCTCCATGACCAGTACGGCACGTTCGACGCCCTGGTGGCACACTCCCTGGGCGCGCTCGCGTCCTTCTACGCCATGACGAACGGCGTGAAGGCACGGAAGGTCGTGACCATCAGCGGGGTCTGCGACTTCTCCTACCTGACCGACGAGTTCTGCACCGCGCTGAAGCTGCGCGACCGGTTGAAGGCGCGGCTCCAGGACAGGATCGGGACGAAGCTCTTTCCTCACGTACCCGCCGACCGGACACCCTTCTCCGTGACGCACGCCGCCGAGGACGTGCGGTCGCCCGTCCTGGTGGTCCACGACGAGGACGACACCCGGATCGAGGTGGCACAGGGGCATCGGCTCGCCGGGGCGTTCGGCGACCGGGCACGGCTGGTCACCACGAGCGGTCTCGGGCACCGCCGGATTCTGGGTGATCCCGAAGTCGTACGCACGGTGCTGGACTTCGTGGGGCGGAGCGAACTCCGGCCCTCCGACCCGGCGCACGAACCCCTCGTCGCCGACTGA
- a CDS encoding TetR/AcrR family transcriptional regulator has product MTPAHTDGRIARGNQTRQLILKRTVDIASVEGLEGLSLGRLATELKLSKSGVFALFGSKEDLQLATVRAAIKIYLEHVVQPARELPPGLGRLWDVCARWLDYSRLRVFPGGCFFYSASAEYDAREGKVHDTLAAARTNWFVFLEQTVRDAQRAGEIEQETDVPQLVFEMVAMLEMANAESVLHNDVSCYDKATRALLARLRGVATDPSMLPGTD; this is encoded by the coding sequence ATGACACCGGCACACACGGACGGACGGATCGCGCGCGGGAACCAGACCCGTCAGCTGATCCTCAAGCGCACCGTGGACATCGCCTCCGTCGAGGGGCTGGAGGGGCTGTCGCTGGGGCGGCTGGCCACTGAGCTGAAGCTCAGCAAGAGCGGGGTGTTCGCCCTGTTCGGCTCCAAGGAGGATCTTCAGCTCGCCACCGTCCGGGCCGCCATCAAGATCTATCTGGAGCACGTGGTGCAGCCGGCCCGCGAGCTGCCGCCGGGACTGGGCCGGCTGTGGGACGTGTGCGCCCGCTGGCTCGACTACTCCCGGCTGCGGGTCTTCCCCGGCGGCTGCTTCTTCTACTCCGCCTCGGCCGAGTACGACGCCCGCGAGGGCAAGGTGCACGACACCCTCGCGGCGGCCAGGACGAACTGGTTCGTCTTCCTCGAACAGACGGTGCGCGACGCTCAGCGAGCCGGTGAGATCGAGCAGGAGACCGACGTCCCCCAGCTCGTCTTCGAGATGGTCGCCATGCTGGAGATGGCCAACGCCGAGTCCGTCCTGCACAACGACGTCAGCTGTTACGACAAGGCGACCAGGGCCCTCCTCGCCCGGCTTCGGGGCGTGGCCACCGACCCCTCGATGCTGCCCGGCACGGACTGA